A genomic region of Caulobacter vibrioides contains the following coding sequences:
- a CDS encoding histidine kinase dimerization/phosphoacceptor domain -containing protein, producing MEDYSESRRAGERLAAGHDVGDPFAAAIRATRMAMIVTDATQADNPIIFANDAFLKLTGYSRDEIIGRNCRFLQGPDTDPKAVQTVRDAVTAGEDVTVDLLNYRKDGSAFWNALYLSPVRNDAGRIVYFFGSQLDVTDRKAVEVRARDHSDGLQQMVDERTRELTQALEQKTVLLHEVDHRVKNNLQLISSLLLLQNRRVPDPAVKASLKGMLGRVNAIATVHRRLFQSEDVERFDVSAFIRDIVADLMGSAMRDDIRVELDLERVEIPAAKAAPLALVVNELLTNALRHGFPEGRGGRIFVGVSRLNGVFRIEITDDGVGLDRETQTSGFGLTIVQLLCQQLKAKWETTDAEPGTRVVVLLPVDGAH from the coding sequence TTGGAAGACTATTCGGAATCGCGCCGGGCCGGCGAGCGACTCGCCGCCGGACATGATGTCGGCGATCCATTCGCCGCAGCGATCCGGGCTACCCGCATGGCCATGATCGTCACCGACGCAACCCAGGCCGACAATCCCATCATCTTCGCGAACGACGCCTTCCTGAAACTGACCGGCTATTCCCGCGACGAGATCATCGGCCGAAATTGCCGCTTCCTGCAGGGCCCAGACACCGACCCAAAGGCCGTGCAGACCGTGCGGGACGCGGTGACGGCCGGAGAAGACGTCACGGTCGACCTGCTGAACTACCGCAAGGACGGCTCGGCCTTCTGGAACGCTCTTTATCTGTCACCGGTGCGCAACGACGCCGGGCGGATCGTCTATTTCTTCGGCTCACAACTGGACGTCACCGACAGGAAGGCCGTTGAGGTTCGCGCTCGCGACCACAGCGACGGCCTTCAGCAGATGGTGGACGAGCGGACGCGCGAACTGACCCAGGCGCTGGAGCAGAAGACCGTCTTGCTTCACGAGGTGGACCACCGCGTGAAGAACAACCTTCAGCTCATCTCGAGCCTGCTGCTGCTGCAGAACCGGCGCGTGCCTGATCCTGCGGTCAAGGCGTCGTTGAAGGGCATGCTGGGCCGGGTCAACGCCATTGCGACGGTCCACCGCCGCCTGTTCCAGAGCGAGGACGTGGAGCGCTTCGACGTCTCGGCGTTCATTCGCGACATCGTCGCCGACCTGATGGGCTCGGCCATGCGCGACGACATTCGGGTCGAGCTGGATCTTGAGCGCGTCGAGATCCCCGCCGCCAAGGCCGCGCCCCTGGCCCTGGTCGTCAACGAGCTGCTGACCAACGCTCTGCGACACGGCTTTCCCGAGGGACGCGGCGGCCGCATCTTTGTCGGCGTCTCGCGCCTAAACGGTGTTTTCCGGATCGAAATCACAGACGACGGCGTTGGTCTGGACAGGGAAACGCAAACGTCCGGCTTTGGCCTCACCATCGTTCAGCTGCTCTGCCAGCAGCTGAAGGCGAAGTGGGAAACCACCGACGCGGAACCCGGAACCCGTGTGGTCGTTCTATTGCCCGTCGATGGGGCGCACTAG
- a CDS encoding pyrimidine 5'-nucleotidase: MSADLSHVDTWLFDLDNTLYPMESQFMGLIEVKMTDFVERETGLPREEARALQKQYFLEHGTTLAGLMANHSVEPKRFLDEVHDVSMDLLVPDAALRASISRLPGRRLIFTNGSLGHAERVLNHLNLHDLFDDLFAIESADYLPKPALATFDKITKMHAVRPPEAAFFEDSEKNLVPASRLGMTTVLVGPHAAASTSEHVHFRTNDLAAFLSSARLQGSPA; this comes from the coding sequence ATGAGCGCGGACCTCTCCCACGTCGACACCTGGCTGTTCGACCTCGACAACACGCTCTACCCGATGGAAAGCCAGTTCATGGGCCTCATCGAGGTCAAGATGACGGACTTCGTCGAGCGCGAAACGGGGCTCCCCCGCGAGGAAGCCCGGGCGCTGCAGAAGCAGTACTTCCTGGAACACGGCACGACCCTGGCGGGCCTGATGGCCAACCACAGCGTCGAGCCCAAGCGGTTTCTCGACGAAGTGCACGATGTCTCCATGGACCTCTTGGTCCCCGACGCGGCGCTGCGGGCGTCGATCTCACGCTTGCCGGGACGGCGGCTGATCTTCACGAATGGATCGCTGGGCCATGCCGAGCGCGTGCTGAATCACCTGAACCTGCACGACCTGTTCGACGACCTATTCGCCATCGAAAGCGCCGACTACCTGCCCAAGCCCGCCCTGGCGACCTTCGACAAGATCACCAAGATGCACGCCGTGCGCCCCCCCGAGGCGGCCTTCTTCGAGGACAGCGAGAAGAACCTCGTGCCGGCCTCTCGCCTGGGCATGACCACCGTGCTGGTCGGTCCGCACGCCGCCGCCTCGACCTCCGAACACGTCCATTTCCGCACCAACGATCTCGCCGCGTTCTTGAGCTCGGCGCGCCTGCAAGGAAGCCCCGCATGA
- a CDS encoding sulfate ABC transporter substrate-binding protein codes for MARHFDKPTRRGVLGAATVGAGVLAAPALLGGVAHAQGKTVTLLNVSYDPTRELYKDINAAYATYWKTRVGQTLTINQSHGGSGKQARSVIDGLQADVVTLALAYDIDEIATKGRLLPANWQSRLPQNSTPYTSTIVFLVRKGNPSKVKDWSDLIKPGVEVITPNPKTSGGARWNYLAAWAWALKQPGGDAAKAEAYVKALFEHVPILDTGARGATTTFTQRGIGDVLLTWENEAYLAQEELPGKFDIVYPSLSILAEPPVALVDKNVDRHKTRTVAQGYLNFLYSPLAQNLIAKHHYRPRNAAVAAKYASKFKQIPLVTIDDTFGGWKKAQATHFNDGGAFDRIYRPK; via the coding sequence ATGGCTCGTCATTTTGACAAACCCACGCGACGAGGTGTCCTCGGCGCCGCCACGGTGGGCGCCGGCGTTCTCGCCGCGCCCGCCCTGCTTGGCGGCGTCGCCCATGCTCAAGGCAAGACGGTCACGCTGCTGAACGTCAGCTATGACCCCACGCGAGAGCTCTACAAGGATATCAACGCGGCCTACGCGACCTACTGGAAGACGCGCGTCGGTCAGACCCTGACCATCAACCAAAGCCACGGCGGCTCGGGTAAGCAGGCGCGATCGGTGATTGACGGGCTCCAGGCCGATGTCGTCACCCTGGCGCTCGCCTATGACATCGACGAAATCGCCACCAAGGGGCGCTTGCTGCCCGCCAACTGGCAGTCGCGGCTCCCGCAGAACTCCACGCCCTATACTTCGACGATCGTCTTCCTCGTCCGCAAGGGCAATCCTAGCAAGGTCAAGGACTGGAGCGACCTGATCAAGCCCGGCGTCGAGGTCATCACGCCCAATCCCAAGACCTCCGGCGGCGCGCGCTGGAACTATCTGGCGGCCTGGGCCTGGGCGCTCAAACAGCCGGGCGGCGACGCCGCCAAGGCCGAGGCCTATGTGAAGGCCCTGTTCGAACACGTCCCGATTCTTGATACGGGCGCGCGCGGCGCGACCACCACCTTCACCCAGCGCGGCATCGGTGATGTCCTGCTGACGTGGGAGAACGAAGCCTACCTCGCCCAGGAGGAACTGCCCGGCAAGTTCGACATCGTCTACCCGTCGTTGTCGATCCTGGCCGAGCCGCCGGTCGCCCTGGTCGACAAGAATGTGGATCGCCACAAGACCCGAACCGTGGCCCAGGGGTATCTGAACTTCCTCTACAGCCCGCTCGCTCAGAATCTCATCGCCAAGCACCACTACCGTCCGCGCAACGCGGCCGTCGCAGCCAAGTACGCCAGCAAGTTCAAACAGATCCCGCTGGTGACGATCGACGACACCTTCGGCGGCTGGAAAAAGGCGCAGGCTACGCATTTCAACGACGGCGGCGCCTTCGACCGTATCTATCGACCCAAGTAG
- a CDS encoding response regulator — protein MSRPALDVLIVEDEMLLAIELEHLIEEAGCRPLGCAMSSVEAVALAERLHPDLALVDVHLSDGPTGVDVARRIADDCGGVALFMTANVKRLPDDFAGACGVIGKPYSEHGVKTALAYLAVCLTEGRAPGPVPVGLALAPAYAARWGVGDVLPRTA, from the coding sequence ATGAGCCGGCCAGCGCTCGATGTTCTGATTGTCGAAGACGAGATGCTTCTCGCCATCGAACTGGAGCATCTGATCGAGGAGGCTGGTTGCCGCCCGCTCGGCTGCGCCATGAGTTCGGTCGAAGCCGTAGCCTTGGCGGAGCGACTGCACCCTGACCTCGCGCTCGTCGACGTCCATCTCAGCGACGGCCCCACGGGCGTCGATGTCGCTCGCCGGATCGCTGACGACTGTGGCGGGGTCGCCCTGTTCATGACCGCGAACGTCAAACGCCTGCCCGATGATTTCGCCGGCGCATGCGGCGTGATCGGCAAGCCCTATTCCGAGCATGGCGTGAAGACCGCGCTGGCCTATCTCGCGGTGTGCCTCACCGAGGGGCGCGCGCCGGGTCCGGTTCCCGTCGGCCTGGCCCTCGCGCCGGCCTACGCCGCGCGTTGGGGCGTAGGGGACGTGCTGCCTAGGACCGCCTGA
- the argB gene encoding acetylglutamate kinase, with protein MTDVAEEAGWATAKTLAEALPYIQIYDRETVVIKYGGHAMGQEDVAKVFAADAVLLKLLGVHPVVVHGGGPQISRMLDKAGVKSTFVDGLRVTDEATMEVAEMVLSGAINKEIANWITLAGAEADVRGVGLSGKDARLITAEKVTRTKKDPDSNIEQAVDLGFVGEPTKVDPQLIEALLTSEHDYIPVVAPIGVSPAGDTFNINADTVAGALAGALKAKRMLMLTDIKGVLDGNGELIREMTIEQARALIDTGVATGGMIPKLENAIHAIESGVEAVVILDGRRPHAMLVELFSEYGAGTLIKR; from the coding sequence TTGACCGACGTCGCCGAGGAAGCTGGCTGGGCCACCGCCAAGACCCTGGCCGAGGCCCTGCCCTACATCCAGATCTACGATCGCGAAACGGTCGTGATCAAATACGGCGGCCACGCGATGGGCCAGGAAGATGTGGCCAAGGTCTTCGCCGCCGACGCGGTCCTGCTGAAGCTCTTGGGCGTGCACCCGGTGGTCGTTCACGGCGGCGGTCCGCAGATCAGCCGCATGCTCGACAAGGCCGGCGTGAAGTCGACCTTTGTCGACGGCCTGCGCGTCACTGACGAAGCGACGATGGAAGTCGCCGAGATGGTGCTGTCGGGCGCGATCAATAAGGAAATCGCCAACTGGATCACGCTGGCCGGCGCCGAAGCCGACGTGCGCGGCGTGGGCCTGTCGGGCAAGGACGCTCGCCTGATCACCGCCGAAAAGGTGACCCGGACCAAGAAGGACCCCGACAGCAATATCGAGCAGGCGGTGGACCTTGGCTTCGTGGGCGAGCCCACCAAGGTGGATCCCCAGCTGATCGAGGCCCTGCTGACCTCGGAGCACGACTACATCCCGGTCGTCGCGCCGATTGGCGTTTCGCCGGCTGGCGACACCTTCAACATCAACGCCGACACCGTGGCCGGCGCCCTGGCCGGCGCGCTGAAGGCCAAGCGCATGCTGATGCTGACCGACATCAAGGGCGTGCTCGACGGCAACGGCGAACTGATCCGTGAAATGACGATCGAACAGGCTCGCGCGCTGATCGACACGGGCGTGGCCACCGGCGGCATGATCCCGAAGCTGGAGAACGCCATCCACGCGATCGAGTCGGGCGTCGAAGCTGTCGTCATCCTGGACGGCCGTCGCCCCCACGCCATGCTGGTCGAGCTGTTCAGCGAGTACGGCGCGGGCACGCTGATCAAGCGATGA
- a CDS encoding SemiSWEET family sugar transporter, giving the protein MSGPPLAVLVGTLAALLSIGSFAPQILKTWRERDASAVSLRMYVVTVAGFGCWLTYGFMIRAWPVIVSNLACLLMAGTMLALKLRFRRA; this is encoded by the coding sequence ATGTCGGGGCCGCCCCTTGCGGTGTTGGTCGGAACCCTGGCCGCGTTGCTTTCGATCGGCAGCTTCGCGCCCCAAATCCTCAAGACCTGGCGAGAAAGGGATGCTTCGGCGGTCTCCCTGCGCATGTACGTGGTCACCGTCGCTGGGTTTGGTTGCTGGTTGACCTACGGCTTCATGATCCGGGCCTGGCCGGTGATCGTGTCCAACCTCGCGTGCCTTCTGATGGCCGGCACCATGCTGGCGCTCAAGCTGCGGTTCCGTCGCGCGTAA
- a CDS encoding OprO/OprP family phosphate-selective porin, with amino-acid sequence MTVAKTAFRAALIAGASLLITAGAASAQTSSSDDATARIAALEAQLQALQKQVSDLRAATTAATAKDAKAAQSATTVSMANGRPTFSTGDGAFSASIRGFFQADAARYDQRPAGPLATDFRRGSFGDATENDRVRDLSDGVNVRRARLGIEGKVFGAFDYNMVYDFGGSGTEEAGKISSAWLQYSGLPVKVRAGFYPHPTSLEDAASFTGSLFPERASVAETVRGLAGGDGRATIGVFHNGERWNFSAAVTGNTVTTQTFDEQLGVIGRFSVVPFKGDGWLIHTGVNTNLVIHPAKGGPDVAATGGAISNLRLRDRPELRVDGARLIDTGNIDADSLTAIGLEFGAMRKNVFVQAEYFDIKVKRRSSTLADPKFNGWYVQAGWTLTGEARRYSTATAGFDAPRPAKPFDLKKGNWGAIELAARYSNFDLDYLAGPAGSSPVAGAIRGGEQNILSLGVNWYLNSVVSLSAAYRNVEVNRLSPGGTAFVAGSTPPAGAQVGQDLDIWSVRTQYVF; translated from the coding sequence ATGACCGTTGCCAAGACTGCCTTCCGCGCCGCGTTGATCGCGGGCGCTTCCCTGCTCATCACCGCCGGCGCTGCGTCGGCCCAAACCTCGTCGTCCGACGACGCCACCGCCCGTATCGCCGCGCTTGAGGCGCAACTTCAGGCCCTGCAAAAGCAGGTTTCCGACCTGAGGGCCGCCACCACCGCCGCCACCGCCAAGGACGCCAAAGCCGCTCAGAGCGCGACCACCGTCAGCATGGCGAACGGGCGTCCGACATTCTCGACCGGCGACGGGGCGTTCTCAGCGTCGATCCGCGGCTTCTTCCAGGCCGACGCCGCGCGCTACGACCAAAGGCCCGCCGGCCCCTTGGCCACGGACTTCCGCAGAGGCTCGTTCGGCGACGCGACCGAAAACGACCGCGTGCGCGATCTTTCCGACGGCGTAAACGTCCGCCGCGCTCGCCTGGGCATCGAGGGCAAGGTCTTCGGCGCCTTCGACTACAACATGGTCTACGATTTCGGTGGCTCCGGCACGGAAGAGGCCGGGAAGATCTCCTCGGCCTGGCTTCAATACAGCGGCTTGCCGGTGAAGGTCCGCGCGGGCTTCTATCCGCACCCCACCAGCCTGGAAGACGCCGCCAGCTTCACCGGGTCGCTCTTCCCCGAGCGGGCGTCGGTCGCCGAGACGGTCCGAGGTCTTGCAGGCGGCGACGGCCGCGCGACGATCGGGGTGTTCCATAACGGCGAACGCTGGAACTTCTCCGCAGCCGTCACCGGCAACACCGTCACGACCCAGACGTTCGACGAACAACTCGGCGTTATCGGCCGCTTCTCGGTTGTCCCCTTCAAGGGCGATGGCTGGCTGATCCACACCGGGGTGAACACCAACCTTGTCATCCATCCCGCCAAGGGCGGTCCGGACGTCGCCGCGACCGGCGGCGCCATCAGCAACCTGCGCCTGCGCGATCGACCTGAACTGCGCGTCGATGGCGCGCGCCTGATCGACACGGGCAATATCGACGCCGACAGCCTGACCGCGATCGGTCTGGAGTTCGGCGCGATGCGCAAGAACGTCTTCGTTCAGGCCGAATACTTTGACATCAAGGTCAAGCGTCGCAGCAGCACGCTGGCGGATCCGAAGTTCAATGGCTGGTATGTCCAGGCCGGCTGGACCCTGACGGGCGAGGCTCGCCGCTACAGCACCGCGACCGCTGGCTTCGATGCGCCGCGCCCCGCCAAGCCCTTCGACCTGAAGAAGGGGAACTGGGGCGCGATCGAACTCGCCGCGCGCTATTCGAACTTCGACCTCGACTATCTGGCGGGCCCGGCGGGCTCCTCGCCCGTCGCCGGCGCGATCCGTGGCGGCGAGCAGAACATCTTGTCGCTGGGCGTGAACTGGTACCTCAATTCGGTCGTTTCGCTCTCCGCGGCGTACCGCAATGTCGAGGTCAATCGCCTCTCGCCGGGCGGCACGGCCTTCGTCGCCGGCTCAACCCCGCCCGCAGGGGCGCAGGTCGGCCAGGACCTCGATATCTGGTCCGTCCGAACACAGTACGTCTTCTAA